A genomic region of Zea mays cultivar B73 chromosome 6, Zm-B73-REFERENCE-NAM-5.0, whole genome shotgun sequence contains the following coding sequences:
- the LOC100281691 gene encoding UDP-glycosyltransferase/ transferase, transferring glycosyl groups → MAAAAAAKHVVLFPFPGQGHLSAFMSLAGLLHSALPDAAITFVSTPRNVASLQTSAWSNAPFLGFHALPFTPADHGLPPDCESSDAVQPGAIAFLLVAFESLEAAFDDYLNTAISAAAGGGHDVCVVSDPFTAWTVTAARRRGCAHAFFASCGAYGSAVVHSLWSHLPVRPDPATGRVHLPEYPEVVIHRSQLSKNASAPPAVSNCAAGFYGRQIPLGYETGAVLVNTVEEFEPTGLDMLRRTLKIPVWPIGPLVRAANLPVSPEAEAAVASFLDCHPPSSVLYISFGSQNSIRAEHMAELALALESTGRPFVWAVRPPDGHDVKGEFRADQWLPDGFEERARTSNRGLLVRGWAPQVRILAHASTGAFLSHCGWNSVLESVTHGVPIIGWPLAGEQFYNAKMLKEEWGVCVEVARGNMEDTMVNRAAVADVVETVMGQTAKAAEMRRRVWEIKEVVEGSWNDGGGSSRKAMEDFLRAMNLR, encoded by the coding sequence atggccgccgccgctgccgccaagCACGTGGTGCTCTTCCCGTTCCCCGGTCAGGGCCACCTCTCCGCGTTCATGTCTCTCGCCGGCCTCCTACACAGTGCTCTCCCCGACGCCGCTATCACCTTCGTCTCCACCCCGCGCAACGTTGCTTCGCTCCAGACTTCCGCGTGGTCCAACGCGCCGTTCCTCGGCTTCCACGCGCTGCCCTTCACCCCGGCGGATCACGGCCTGCCTCCGGACTGCGAGTCGTCCGACGCCGTACAGCCCGGCGCCATCGCGTTCCTCCTCGTGGCGTTCGAGTCGCTCGAggccgcgttcgacgactacctcAACACCGCCATCTCCGCCGCCGCCGGCGGTGGCCACGACGTCTGCGTCGTCTCCGACCCGTTCACGGCGTGGACGGTGACCGCGGCCCGGCGCCGCGGCTGCGCGCACGCCTTCTTCGCCTCCTGCGGCGCGTACGGCAGCGCCGTCGTGCACTCGCTCTGGAGCCACCTGCCCGTCCGCCCCGACCCGGCTACCGGCCGCGTCCACCTGCCCGAGTACCCCGAGGTCGTAATCCACCGCTCGCAGCTCTCCAAGAACGCGTCCGCCCCGCCCGCCGTCAGCAACTGCGCCGCGGGATTCTACGGCCGGCAGATCCCTCTCGGCTACGAGACGGGTGCGGTGCTCGTGAACACCGTGGAGGAGTTCGAGCCCACCGGTCTCGACATGCTGCGGCGCACCCTCAAGATCCCGGTCTGGCCCATCGGCCCTCTCGTGCGCGCCGCCAACCTACCAGTCTCGCCGGAGGCCGAGGCCGCCGTCGCGAGCTTCCTGGACTGCCACCCGCCGTCGTCGGTGCTGTACATTTCATTCGGCTCTCAGAACTCCATACGAGCAGAGCACATGGCGGAGCTGGCATTGGCGTTAGAGTCAACCGGCCGGCCGTTCGTCTGGGCTGTCAGGCCGCCGGACGGACACGACGTCAAGGGCGAGTTCCGGGCCGACCAGTGGCTGCCGGACGGGTTCGAGGAGAGGGCGCGCACGAGCAACAGAGGGCTGCTGGTACGCGGGTGGGCACCGCAGGTGAGGATCCTGGCGCACGCGTCGACGGGCGCCTTCCTGAGCCACTGCGGGTGGAACTCAGTGCTGGAGAGCGTGACGCACGGCGTGCCAATCATCGGCTGGCCGCTCGCCGGCGAGCAGTTCTACAATGCCAAGATGCTTAAAGAGGAGTGGGGAGTGTGCGTGGAAGTGGCGAGGGGGAACATGGAGGATACTATGGTAAACAGGGCTGCGGTTGCCGACGTGGTGGAGACGGTGATGGGCCAGACGGCGAAGGCTGCAGAGATGCGGCGGCGCGTGTGGGAGATCAAGGAGGTGGTGGAAGGGTCCTGGAACGACGGAGGCGGGTCATCGAGGAAGGCGATGGAGGATTTCTTGCGGGCGATGAATCTCCGGTGA